A single Denticeps clupeoides chromosome 7, fDenClu1.1, whole genome shotgun sequence DNA region contains:
- the kri1 gene encoding protein KRI1 homolog isoform X1 — MTGKSELKINQKFAEKYEKYRQKEELQKLKDRFGDQEEESGSESSDSDSEDDSEVELDPKLERDFYRTLSLLKKKDPKIYQTDAKFYKDDASDPSSDERPSTSKKTPKPMFLKDYERQVILERGGKYEDDTDEEEEAGRRMDERTASPSYIQEQKELKESFHKFVQDCESSDGEAPLLRRRVKTQKEKDEEEADYVEWLKGQAELDAKDDVQDMKYLKEYWSDPQLDEKERFLRNYILNKGYLEEDEEERIPTYDEVVEEVDDSDEEGESFLQKQEDFERQYNFRFEEPGSQRVKTYPRNIATSVRSKDERRKRKRDEVKERKKKEKEQKQEQLKQLKNLKRSEIVEKLRRLQELTGNEQLAFSHTDLEGDFDPQQHDQLMQKFFGDEYYGGAEDEKPQFEDDELDEEERWNWDSWTGEGEEGQEYEEDGGYELGCEDPGFVVCGSPVPVLSQITSVYRWSCCAHVSAFVQMDVDYDPDQQPASKKKRKEERRKKKKLSKEDMPQTGKKKKKSHFAEVIGQSKPVFDPQEKTFEQYLDEYYRLDYEDVIDDLPCRFRYRQVVANDFGLTTDEILNADEKELNRWCSLKKTCMYRLEREEQCDVKNYEIKAQDVQKKRQVFASLYTEEQPEGTKRRVRLKTQQEPAAGTTAEDGEDAVLRPETQEAADGGSTEASKMRAAKPKWPKKRPRPPGGRLLAGSLKVKMGGREFSRQRLRAYGLNPKRLHFRELYRQKRRAREKAAKSQRADGTA; from the exons ATGACGGGAAAGTCGGAATTGAAAATTAACCAGAAGTTCGCGGAAAAGTATGAGAAGTACCGGCAGAAGGAAGAGCTGCAAAAAC TGAAGGATCGTTTTGGTGAtcaagaggaggagagtggctcCGAGTCTTCAGATTCTGATTCAGAGGACGACAGTGAAGTG GAGCTTGACCCTAAACTGGAAAGGGATTTCTATCGCACCCTTTCGTTGTTGAAGAAGAAAGACCCAAAGATCTACCAGACGGATGCCAAATTTTATAAGGACGATG CGTCTGACCCGAGCAGCGATGAGCGGCCTTCCACCTCGAAGAAAACCCCGAAACCCATGTTCCTTAAAGACTACGAGCGGCAGGTCATCTTGGAGAGAGGCGG TAAATACGAAGATGAcactgatgaggaggaggaggctggcCGGCGAATGGATGAG AGAACGGCCTCTCCGAGCTACATCCAGGAGCAGAAGGAGCTGAAGGAGAG TTTCCACAAGTTTGTGCAGGACTGTGAGTCCAGTGATGGAGAAGCTCCGCTGCTAAGGAGGCGGGTCAAGACTCAGAAGGAGAAG gatgaggaggaggcggaTTACGTGGAGTGGCTGAAGGGCCAGGCTGAGCTGGATGCGAAGGATGACGTGCAAGAcatg AAGTACTTGAAGGAGTACTGGAGCGACCCACAGCTAGATGAGAAGGAGCGCTTCCTCCGGAATTACATTCTGAACAAGGGCTAtctggaggaggatgaggaggaaag GATTCCCACTTAtgatgaggtggtggaggaggtggacgaCTCTGATGAGGAGGGCGAGTCTTTTCTACAGAAGCAGGAGGACTTTGAGCGGCAGTACAACTTCCGCTTCGAAGagcctggatctcagcgg GTGAAGACGTACCCCCGCAACATCGCCACCTCCGTCCGCAGCAAAGACGAGCGGCGGAAGCGCAAGAGGGACGAAGTAAAAGAACGGAAGAAGAAg GagaaggagcagaagcaggAGCAGCTGAAGCAGCTGAAGAACCTGAAGCGGAGCGAGATCGTGGAGAAGCTGCGGCGGCTGCAGGAGCTGACCGGCAACGAGCAGCTGGCCTTCAGCCACACCGACCTGGAGGGCGACTTCGACCCTCAGCAGCACGACCAGCTCATGCAG AAGTTCTTCGGCGATGAATATTACGGGGGAGCAGAAGATGAGAAGCCACAGTTTGAGGACGATGAGCTGGATGAAG AAGAACGCTGGAACTGGGACTCGTGGACTGGAGAGGGTGAGGAGGGACAGGAGTATGAAGAAGATGGCGGCTACGAGCTGGGCTGTGAAGATCCTGGTTTTGTGGTATGCGGTAGCCCCGTTCCGGTGCTTTCTCAGATAACTTCCGTCTACAGGTGGAGTTGTTGTGCTCATGTTTCGGCGTTCGTGCAGATGGACGTGGACTACGACCCTGACCAGCAACCTGCGTCCaagaaaaagaggaaggaggagaggaggaagaagaagaaactgtCCAAAGAGGACATGCCGCAGactgggaagaagaagaagaagtcccACTTTGCCGAGGTCATTGGCCAAAGCAAACCGGTGTTTGACCCTC AGGAGAAGACGTTTGAACAGTACCTGGACGAGTACTACCGGTTGGACTACGAGGACGTCATAGACGACCTCCCCTGCCGGTTCCGCTACAGGCAGGTGGTGGCCAACGACTTCGGCCTGACCACAGACGAG ATCCTGAACGCTGACGAGAAGGAGCTGAACCGCTGGTGCTCGCTGAAGAAGACCTGCATGTACAG GTTGGAGCGGGAGGAGCAGTGCGACGTGAAGAACTACGAGATCAAGGCGCAGGACGTGCAGAAGAAGAGACAAGTGTTCGCGTCCCTTTACACAGA AGAGCAGCCTGAGGGGACGAAGAGGCGGGTCCGTCTGAAGACTCAGCAGGAACCGGCGGCGGGGACCACTGCGGAGGACGGCGAGGACGCGGTCCTGCGACCCGAGACGCAGGAAGCAGCTGACGGCGGCAGTACGGAGGCGTCCAAAATGAGGGCCGCTAAACCAAAATGGCCGAAGAAGAGGCCGCGCCCCCCCGGCGGCCGGCTGCTCGCGGGGTCCCTGAAGGTGAAGATGGGCGGCCGCGAGTTCAGCCGCCAGAGACTGAGGGCCTACGGCCTGAACCCCAAACGGCTGCACTTCCGAGAACTTTACCGGCAGAAGCGGAGGGCGCGAGAGAAGGCGGCGAAGAGTCAACGCGCCGACGGGACGGCGTGA
- the kri1 gene encoding protein KRI1 homolog isoform X4 — protein MTGKSELKINQKFAEKYEKYRQKEELQKLKDRFGDQEEESGSESSDSDSEDDSEVELDPKLERDFYRTLSLLKKKDPKIYQTDAKFYKDDASDPSSDERPSTSKKTPKPMFLKDYERQVILERGGKYEDDTDEEEEAGRRMDERTASPSYIQEQKELKESFHKFVQDCESSDGEAPLLRRRVKTQKEKDEEEADYVEWLKGQAELDAKDDVQDMKYLKEYWSDPQLDEKERFLRNYILNKGYLEEDEEERIPTYDEVVEEVDDSDEEGESFLQKQEDFERQYNFRFEEPGSQRVKTYPRNIATSVRSKDERRKRKRDEVKERKKKEKEQKQEQLKQLKNLKRSEIVEKLRRLQELTGNEQLAFSHTDLEGDFDPQQHDQLMQKFFGDEYYGGAEDEKPQFEDDELDEERWNWDSWTGEGEEGQEYEEDGGYELGCEDPGFVMDVDYDPDQQPASKKKRKEERRKKKKLSKEDMPQTGKKKKKSHFAEVIGQSKPVFDPQEKTFEQYLDEYYRLDYEDVIDDLPCRFRYRQVVANDFGLTTDEILNADEKELNRWCSLKKTCMYRLEREEQCDVKNYEIKAQDVQKKRQVFASLYTEEQPEGTKRRVRLKTQQEPAAGTTAEDGEDAVLRPETQEAADGGSTEASKMRAAKPKWPKKRPRPPGGRLLAGSLKVKMGGREFSRQRLRAYGLNPKRLHFRELYRQKRRAREKAAKSQRADGTA, from the exons ATGACGGGAAAGTCGGAATTGAAAATTAACCAGAAGTTCGCGGAAAAGTATGAGAAGTACCGGCAGAAGGAAGAGCTGCAAAAAC TGAAGGATCGTTTTGGTGAtcaagaggaggagagtggctcCGAGTCTTCAGATTCTGATTCAGAGGACGACAGTGAAGTG GAGCTTGACCCTAAACTGGAAAGGGATTTCTATCGCACCCTTTCGTTGTTGAAGAAGAAAGACCCAAAGATCTACCAGACGGATGCCAAATTTTATAAGGACGATG CGTCTGACCCGAGCAGCGATGAGCGGCCTTCCACCTCGAAGAAAACCCCGAAACCCATGTTCCTTAAAGACTACGAGCGGCAGGTCATCTTGGAGAGAGGCGG TAAATACGAAGATGAcactgatgaggaggaggaggctggcCGGCGAATGGATGAG AGAACGGCCTCTCCGAGCTACATCCAGGAGCAGAAGGAGCTGAAGGAGAG TTTCCACAAGTTTGTGCAGGACTGTGAGTCCAGTGATGGAGAAGCTCCGCTGCTAAGGAGGCGGGTCAAGACTCAGAAGGAGAAG gatgaggaggaggcggaTTACGTGGAGTGGCTGAAGGGCCAGGCTGAGCTGGATGCGAAGGATGACGTGCAAGAcatg AAGTACTTGAAGGAGTACTGGAGCGACCCACAGCTAGATGAGAAGGAGCGCTTCCTCCGGAATTACATTCTGAACAAGGGCTAtctggaggaggatgaggaggaaag GATTCCCACTTAtgatgaggtggtggaggaggtggacgaCTCTGATGAGGAGGGCGAGTCTTTTCTACAGAAGCAGGAGGACTTTGAGCGGCAGTACAACTTCCGCTTCGAAGagcctggatctcagcgg GTGAAGACGTACCCCCGCAACATCGCCACCTCCGTCCGCAGCAAAGACGAGCGGCGGAAGCGCAAGAGGGACGAAGTAAAAGAACGGAAGAAGAAg GagaaggagcagaagcaggAGCAGCTGAAGCAGCTGAAGAACCTGAAGCGGAGCGAGATCGTGGAGAAGCTGCGGCGGCTGCAGGAGCTGACCGGCAACGAGCAGCTGGCCTTCAGCCACACCGACCTGGAGGGCGACTTCGACCCTCAGCAGCACGACCAGCTCATGCAG AAGTTCTTCGGCGATGAATATTACGGGGGAGCAGAAGATGAGAAGCCACAGTTTGAGGACGATGAGCTGGATGAAG AACGCTGGAACTGGGACTCGTGGACTGGAGAGGGTGAGGAGGGACAGGAGTATGAAGAAGATGGCGGCTACGAGCTGGGCTGTGAAGATCCTGGTTTTGTG ATGGACGTGGACTACGACCCTGACCAGCAACCTGCGTCCaagaaaaagaggaaggaggagaggaggaagaagaagaaactgtCCAAAGAGGACATGCCGCAGactgggaagaagaagaagaagtcccACTTTGCCGAGGTCATTGGCCAAAGCAAACCGGTGTTTGACCCTC AGGAGAAGACGTTTGAACAGTACCTGGACGAGTACTACCGGTTGGACTACGAGGACGTCATAGACGACCTCCCCTGCCGGTTCCGCTACAGGCAGGTGGTGGCCAACGACTTCGGCCTGACCACAGACGAG ATCCTGAACGCTGACGAGAAGGAGCTGAACCGCTGGTGCTCGCTGAAGAAGACCTGCATGTACAG GTTGGAGCGGGAGGAGCAGTGCGACGTGAAGAACTACGAGATCAAGGCGCAGGACGTGCAGAAGAAGAGACAAGTGTTCGCGTCCCTTTACACAGA AGAGCAGCCTGAGGGGACGAAGAGGCGGGTCCGTCTGAAGACTCAGCAGGAACCGGCGGCGGGGACCACTGCGGAGGACGGCGAGGACGCGGTCCTGCGACCCGAGACGCAGGAAGCAGCTGACGGCGGCAGTACGGAGGCGTCCAAAATGAGGGCCGCTAAACCAAAATGGCCGAAGAAGAGGCCGCGCCCCCCCGGCGGCCGGCTGCTCGCGGGGTCCCTGAAGGTGAAGATGGGCGGCCGCGAGTTCAGCCGCCAGAGACTGAGGGCCTACGGCCTGAACCCCAAACGGCTGCACTTCCGAGAACTTTACCGGCAGAAGCGGAGGGCGCGAGAGAAGGCGGCGAAGAGTCAACGCGCCGACGGGACGGCGTGA
- the mosmoa gene encoding uncharacterized protein C16orf52 homolog B: protein MDKLTIISGCLFLAADIFAIASIANPDWINTGESAGALTVGLVRQCQTIHGRDRTCIPPRLPPEWVTTLFFIIMGIISLTVTCGLLVASHWRREATKYARWIAFTGMILFCMAALIFPIGFYINEVGGQPYKLPNNTVVGSSYVLFVLSIFFTIVGLLFAGKVCLPG, encoded by the exons ATGGATAAACTCACCATCATCTCCGGGTGTCTGTTCCTGGCCGCGGACATCTTCGCCATCGCCAGCATCGCCAACCCGGACTGGATCAACACTGGCGAGTCGGCAG GCGCTCTGACGGTGGGCCTCGTCCGGCAGTGCCAGACCATCCACGGCCGCGACCGCACGTGCATCCCGCCGCGACTGCCGCCCGAGTGGGTCACCAcgctcttcttcatcatcatggGCATCATCTCCCTCACGGTCACCTGCGGCCTGCTGGTGGCGTCGCACTGGCGCCGGGAGGCCACCAAGTACGCGCGCTGGATCGCCTTCACCGGGA TGATCCTGTTCTGCATGGCGGCGCTCATTTTTCCGATAGGATTTTACATTAACGAGGTGGGCGGGCAACCCTACAAACTGCCCAACAACACCGTGGTCGGCTCCTCCTACGTGCTCTTCGTCCTCTCCATCTTCTTCACGATAGTGGGGCTGCTGTTCGCGGGGAAGGTCTGCCTGCCCGGCTGA
- the kri1 gene encoding protein KRI1 homolog isoform X2, which produces MTGKSELKINQKFAEKYEKYRQKEELQKLKDRFGDQEEESGSESSDSDSEDDSEVELDPKLERDFYRTLSLLKKKDPKIYQTDAKFYKDDASDPSSDERPSTSKKTPKPMFLKDYERQVILERGGKYEDDTDEEEEAGRRMDERTASPSYIQEQKELKESFHKFVQDCESSDGEAPLLRRRVKTQKEKDEEEADYVEWLKGQAELDAKDDVQDMKYLKEYWSDPQLDEKERFLRNYILNKGYLEEDEEERIPTYDEVVEEVDDSDEEGESFLQKQEDFERQYNFRFEEPGSQRVKTYPRNIATSVRSKDERRKRKRDEVKERKKKEKEQKQEQLKQLKNLKRSEIVEKLRRLQELTGNEQLAFSHTDLEGDFDPQQHDQLMQKFFGDEYYGGAEDEKPQFEDDELDEERWNWDSWTGEGEEGQEYEEDGGYELGCEDPGFVVCGSPVPVLSQITSVYRWSCCAHVSAFVQMDVDYDPDQQPASKKKRKEERRKKKKLSKEDMPQTGKKKKKSHFAEVIGQSKPVFDPQEKTFEQYLDEYYRLDYEDVIDDLPCRFRYRQVVANDFGLTTDEILNADEKELNRWCSLKKTCMYRLEREEQCDVKNYEIKAQDVQKKRQVFASLYTEEQPEGTKRRVRLKTQQEPAAGTTAEDGEDAVLRPETQEAADGGSTEASKMRAAKPKWPKKRPRPPGGRLLAGSLKVKMGGREFSRQRLRAYGLNPKRLHFRELYRQKRRAREKAAKSQRADGTA; this is translated from the exons ATGACGGGAAAGTCGGAATTGAAAATTAACCAGAAGTTCGCGGAAAAGTATGAGAAGTACCGGCAGAAGGAAGAGCTGCAAAAAC TGAAGGATCGTTTTGGTGAtcaagaggaggagagtggctcCGAGTCTTCAGATTCTGATTCAGAGGACGACAGTGAAGTG GAGCTTGACCCTAAACTGGAAAGGGATTTCTATCGCACCCTTTCGTTGTTGAAGAAGAAAGACCCAAAGATCTACCAGACGGATGCCAAATTTTATAAGGACGATG CGTCTGACCCGAGCAGCGATGAGCGGCCTTCCACCTCGAAGAAAACCCCGAAACCCATGTTCCTTAAAGACTACGAGCGGCAGGTCATCTTGGAGAGAGGCGG TAAATACGAAGATGAcactgatgaggaggaggaggctggcCGGCGAATGGATGAG AGAACGGCCTCTCCGAGCTACATCCAGGAGCAGAAGGAGCTGAAGGAGAG TTTCCACAAGTTTGTGCAGGACTGTGAGTCCAGTGATGGAGAAGCTCCGCTGCTAAGGAGGCGGGTCAAGACTCAGAAGGAGAAG gatgaggaggaggcggaTTACGTGGAGTGGCTGAAGGGCCAGGCTGAGCTGGATGCGAAGGATGACGTGCAAGAcatg AAGTACTTGAAGGAGTACTGGAGCGACCCACAGCTAGATGAGAAGGAGCGCTTCCTCCGGAATTACATTCTGAACAAGGGCTAtctggaggaggatgaggaggaaag GATTCCCACTTAtgatgaggtggtggaggaggtggacgaCTCTGATGAGGAGGGCGAGTCTTTTCTACAGAAGCAGGAGGACTTTGAGCGGCAGTACAACTTCCGCTTCGAAGagcctggatctcagcgg GTGAAGACGTACCCCCGCAACATCGCCACCTCCGTCCGCAGCAAAGACGAGCGGCGGAAGCGCAAGAGGGACGAAGTAAAAGAACGGAAGAAGAAg GagaaggagcagaagcaggAGCAGCTGAAGCAGCTGAAGAACCTGAAGCGGAGCGAGATCGTGGAGAAGCTGCGGCGGCTGCAGGAGCTGACCGGCAACGAGCAGCTGGCCTTCAGCCACACCGACCTGGAGGGCGACTTCGACCCTCAGCAGCACGACCAGCTCATGCAG AAGTTCTTCGGCGATGAATATTACGGGGGAGCAGAAGATGAGAAGCCACAGTTTGAGGACGATGAGCTGGATGAAG AACGCTGGAACTGGGACTCGTGGACTGGAGAGGGTGAGGAGGGACAGGAGTATGAAGAAGATGGCGGCTACGAGCTGGGCTGTGAAGATCCTGGTTTTGTGGTATGCGGTAGCCCCGTTCCGGTGCTTTCTCAGATAACTTCCGTCTACAGGTGGAGTTGTTGTGCTCATGTTTCGGCGTTCGTGCAGATGGACGTGGACTACGACCCTGACCAGCAACCTGCGTCCaagaaaaagaggaaggaggagaggaggaagaagaagaaactgtCCAAAGAGGACATGCCGCAGactgggaagaagaagaagaagtcccACTTTGCCGAGGTCATTGGCCAAAGCAAACCGGTGTTTGACCCTC AGGAGAAGACGTTTGAACAGTACCTGGACGAGTACTACCGGTTGGACTACGAGGACGTCATAGACGACCTCCCCTGCCGGTTCCGCTACAGGCAGGTGGTGGCCAACGACTTCGGCCTGACCACAGACGAG ATCCTGAACGCTGACGAGAAGGAGCTGAACCGCTGGTGCTCGCTGAAGAAGACCTGCATGTACAG GTTGGAGCGGGAGGAGCAGTGCGACGTGAAGAACTACGAGATCAAGGCGCAGGACGTGCAGAAGAAGAGACAAGTGTTCGCGTCCCTTTACACAGA AGAGCAGCCTGAGGGGACGAAGAGGCGGGTCCGTCTGAAGACTCAGCAGGAACCGGCGGCGGGGACCACTGCGGAGGACGGCGAGGACGCGGTCCTGCGACCCGAGACGCAGGAAGCAGCTGACGGCGGCAGTACGGAGGCGTCCAAAATGAGGGCCGCTAAACCAAAATGGCCGAAGAAGAGGCCGCGCCCCCCCGGCGGCCGGCTGCTCGCGGGGTCCCTGAAGGTGAAGATGGGCGGCCGCGAGTTCAGCCGCCAGAGACTGAGGGCCTACGGCCTGAACCCCAAACGGCTGCACTTCCGAGAACTTTACCGGCAGAAGCGGAGGGCGCGAGAGAAGGCGGCGAAGAGTCAACGCGCCGACGGGACGGCGTGA
- the kri1 gene encoding protein KRI1 homolog isoform X3: MTGKSELKINQKFAEKYEKYRQKEELQKLKDRFGDQEEESGSESSDSDSEDDSEVELDPKLERDFYRTLSLLKKKDPKIYQTDAKFYKDDASDPSSDERPSTSKKTPKPMFLKDYERQVILERGGKYEDDTDEEEEAGRRMDERTASPSYIQEQKELKESFHKFVQDCESSDGEAPLLRRRVKTQKEKDEEEADYVEWLKGQAELDAKDDVQDMKYLKEYWSDPQLDEKERFLRNYILNKGYLEEDEEERIPTYDEVVEEVDDSDEEGESFLQKQEDFERQYNFRFEEPGSQRVKTYPRNIATSVRSKDERRKRKRDEVKERKKKEKEQKQEQLKQLKNLKRSEIVEKLRRLQELTGNEQLAFSHTDLEGDFDPQQHDQLMQKFFGDEYYGGAEDEKPQFEDDELDEEERWNWDSWTGEGEEGQEYEEDGGYELGCEDPGFVMDVDYDPDQQPASKKKRKEERRKKKKLSKEDMPQTGKKKKKSHFAEVIGQSKPVFDPQEKTFEQYLDEYYRLDYEDVIDDLPCRFRYRQVVANDFGLTTDEILNADEKELNRWCSLKKTCMYRLEREEQCDVKNYEIKAQDVQKKRQVFASLYTEEQPEGTKRRVRLKTQQEPAAGTTAEDGEDAVLRPETQEAADGGSTEASKMRAAKPKWPKKRPRPPGGRLLAGSLKVKMGGREFSRQRLRAYGLNPKRLHFRELYRQKRRAREKAAKSQRADGTA; the protein is encoded by the exons ATGACGGGAAAGTCGGAATTGAAAATTAACCAGAAGTTCGCGGAAAAGTATGAGAAGTACCGGCAGAAGGAAGAGCTGCAAAAAC TGAAGGATCGTTTTGGTGAtcaagaggaggagagtggctcCGAGTCTTCAGATTCTGATTCAGAGGACGACAGTGAAGTG GAGCTTGACCCTAAACTGGAAAGGGATTTCTATCGCACCCTTTCGTTGTTGAAGAAGAAAGACCCAAAGATCTACCAGACGGATGCCAAATTTTATAAGGACGATG CGTCTGACCCGAGCAGCGATGAGCGGCCTTCCACCTCGAAGAAAACCCCGAAACCCATGTTCCTTAAAGACTACGAGCGGCAGGTCATCTTGGAGAGAGGCGG TAAATACGAAGATGAcactgatgaggaggaggaggctggcCGGCGAATGGATGAG AGAACGGCCTCTCCGAGCTACATCCAGGAGCAGAAGGAGCTGAAGGAGAG TTTCCACAAGTTTGTGCAGGACTGTGAGTCCAGTGATGGAGAAGCTCCGCTGCTAAGGAGGCGGGTCAAGACTCAGAAGGAGAAG gatgaggaggaggcggaTTACGTGGAGTGGCTGAAGGGCCAGGCTGAGCTGGATGCGAAGGATGACGTGCAAGAcatg AAGTACTTGAAGGAGTACTGGAGCGACCCACAGCTAGATGAGAAGGAGCGCTTCCTCCGGAATTACATTCTGAACAAGGGCTAtctggaggaggatgaggaggaaag GATTCCCACTTAtgatgaggtggtggaggaggtggacgaCTCTGATGAGGAGGGCGAGTCTTTTCTACAGAAGCAGGAGGACTTTGAGCGGCAGTACAACTTCCGCTTCGAAGagcctggatctcagcgg GTGAAGACGTACCCCCGCAACATCGCCACCTCCGTCCGCAGCAAAGACGAGCGGCGGAAGCGCAAGAGGGACGAAGTAAAAGAACGGAAGAAGAAg GagaaggagcagaagcaggAGCAGCTGAAGCAGCTGAAGAACCTGAAGCGGAGCGAGATCGTGGAGAAGCTGCGGCGGCTGCAGGAGCTGACCGGCAACGAGCAGCTGGCCTTCAGCCACACCGACCTGGAGGGCGACTTCGACCCTCAGCAGCACGACCAGCTCATGCAG AAGTTCTTCGGCGATGAATATTACGGGGGAGCAGAAGATGAGAAGCCACAGTTTGAGGACGATGAGCTGGATGAAG AAGAACGCTGGAACTGGGACTCGTGGACTGGAGAGGGTGAGGAGGGACAGGAGTATGAAGAAGATGGCGGCTACGAGCTGGGCTGTGAAGATCCTGGTTTTGTG ATGGACGTGGACTACGACCCTGACCAGCAACCTGCGTCCaagaaaaagaggaaggaggagaggaggaagaagaagaaactgtCCAAAGAGGACATGCCGCAGactgggaagaagaagaagaagtcccACTTTGCCGAGGTCATTGGCCAAAGCAAACCGGTGTTTGACCCTC AGGAGAAGACGTTTGAACAGTACCTGGACGAGTACTACCGGTTGGACTACGAGGACGTCATAGACGACCTCCCCTGCCGGTTCCGCTACAGGCAGGTGGTGGCCAACGACTTCGGCCTGACCACAGACGAG ATCCTGAACGCTGACGAGAAGGAGCTGAACCGCTGGTGCTCGCTGAAGAAGACCTGCATGTACAG GTTGGAGCGGGAGGAGCAGTGCGACGTGAAGAACTACGAGATCAAGGCGCAGGACGTGCAGAAGAAGAGACAAGTGTTCGCGTCCCTTTACACAGA AGAGCAGCCTGAGGGGACGAAGAGGCGGGTCCGTCTGAAGACTCAGCAGGAACCGGCGGCGGGGACCACTGCGGAGGACGGCGAGGACGCGGTCCTGCGACCCGAGACGCAGGAAGCAGCTGACGGCGGCAGTACGGAGGCGTCCAAAATGAGGGCCGCTAAACCAAAATGGCCGAAGAAGAGGCCGCGCCCCCCCGGCGGCCGGCTGCTCGCGGGGTCCCTGAAGGTGAAGATGGGCGGCCGCGAGTTCAGCCGCCAGAGACTGAGGGCCTACGGCCTGAACCCCAAACGGCTGCACTTCCGAGAACTTTACCGGCAGAAGCGGAGGGCGCGAGAGAAGGCGGCGAAGAGTCAACGCGCCGACGGGACGGCGTGA